A section of the Pseudorasbora parva isolate DD20220531a chromosome 2, ASM2467924v1, whole genome shotgun sequence genome encodes:
- the LOC137050534 gene encoding LOW QUALITY PROTEIN: NAD(P)(+)--arginine ADP-ribosyltransferase 2-like (The sequence of the model RefSeq protein was modified relative to this genomic sequence to represent the inferred CDS: deleted 1 base in 1 codon) encodes MLLIIEALLLILAALGQDHRAAAAAVIGEIIPLDMALKSVDDQYMGCRGKMAKLVETKLLKNELNKSPDFKTAWGKGKDFAKGPKDDLNRNHLIAIHVYSAATVYSNFNSDTRSGKKKYIDKKYKWYSLHFLLTEAIQILKKTQNQCNTTYRRTNVEFNTTVLNKEVRFGSFASSSLDHNVTKNFGTKSCFEIYTCEGANVAKYSKLPCEKEVLIPPYETFNVTAVKNRTDQPDLWCETVFVLNSTGKTSDLNCVLFKKPY; translated from the exons ATGCTGCTGATCATTGAAGCTCTTCTTCTCATTTTAGCTGCTCTGGGACAG GATCACagagctgctgctgctgctgttatagGAGAGATAATTCCATTGGATATGGCACTGAAATCTGTTGATGACCAATATATGGGCTGTAGAGGGAAAATGGCAAAGCTGGTGGAGACAAAACTTCTAAAGAATGAACTCAATAAATCACCTGATTTTAAAACGGCTTGGGGTAAAGGGAAAGATTTTGCCAAGGGCCCGAAAGATGATTTGAATAGGAATCATTTAATCGCCATTCATGTGTACAGTGCTGCTACTGTATACAGTAACTTCAATTCTGACACTCgttctggtaaaaaaaaa tacatagaTAAGAAATACAAATGGTATTCACTTCATTTTCTGTTAACAGAAGCGATACAGATTCTGAAGAAAACACAAAATCAATGCAATACTACTTATCGTCGTACAAATGTTGAATTTAATACGACTGTTCTGAACAAAGAGGTTCGTTTTGGCTCGTTTGCATCCTCCTCTCTTGATCATAATGTAACAAAAAATTTTGGAACTAAATCTTGTTTTGAAATCTACACATGTGAAGGAGCTAATGTGGCAAAATATTCTAAGCTTCCTTGTGAGAAAGAGGTGCTGATTCCTCCGTATGAGACGTTTAATGTCACTGCTGTCAAAAACAGAACAGATCAGCCAGATCTCTGGTGTGAGACTGTGTTTGTGTTGAATAGCACTGGAAAAACAAGTGACCTGAACTGTGTTCTATTCAAGAAACCATATTGA